A region of Roseobacter litoralis Och 149 DNA encodes the following proteins:
- a CDS encoding Re/Si-specific NAD(P)(+) transhydrogenase subunit alpha: protein MKIGTPKEIFEGEARVAMTPDSALQLQKLGHTCVVESGAGHSAGFSDADYEGAGVEVVKTPAALWKAADIVAKVRVPSDAEMKRLRAGQTLISFFSPVADEDKMKAAADKGATVIAMEMIPRISRAQKMDALSSMANIAGYRAVIEAGNNFGRFFTGQITAAGKVPPAKVLVVGAGVAGLAAIGTSTSLGAITYAFDVRPEVAEQVQSMGAEFVYLDFEEEQQDGAATGGYASVSSPEFREAQLAKFRELAPEVDIVITTALIPNREAPELWTEDMVKSMKAGSVIVDLAAEKGGNCKLTVMDEKIVTDNGVTIIGYTDFPSRMATQASTLYATNIRHLMTDLTPEKDGVVNHNMEDDVIRGATIAHAKEVTFPPPAPKVAAIAAAPKKEAPKELTAEEKRAKETAEFKTQTRNQVALLAVGAALVLAVGLVAPASFMQHFIVFVLSVFIGFQVIWGVAHSLHTPLMAVTNAISSIIILGAVIQIGSSSFLITILAALSVFMASINIFGGFLVTRRMLAMFQKS, encoded by the coding sequence TTGAAGATCGGAACACCAAAAGAAATTTTTGAGGGCGAAGCGCGCGTTGCCATGACGCCGGACAGCGCTTTGCAACTGCAAAAGCTTGGCCATACTTGCGTGGTGGAAAGCGGCGCAGGCCACAGCGCCGGTTTTTCCGACGCGGATTATGAGGGCGCAGGCGTAGAGGTTGTCAAAACCCCCGCCGCCCTTTGGAAGGCTGCGGACATCGTCGCCAAGGTGCGGGTGCCGTCCGATGCCGAGATGAAACGGCTGCGCGCGGGGCAGACGCTGATTTCCTTCTTCAGCCCTGTCGCGGATGAAGACAAGATGAAGGCCGCCGCAGACAAAGGCGCCACAGTCATCGCAATGGAAATGATCCCCCGGATCAGCCGCGCCCAGAAAATGGATGCGCTAAGCTCCATGGCCAATATCGCAGGCTACCGGGCCGTGATTGAGGCGGGCAACAACTTCGGTCGGTTCTTTACCGGTCAGATCACGGCGGCGGGCAAGGTCCCACCGGCCAAGGTTCTGGTCGTGGGCGCTGGTGTCGCCGGATTGGCCGCGATCGGGACATCTACGTCTCTGGGCGCGATCACCTACGCATTTGACGTGCGTCCCGAAGTCGCCGAACAAGTTCAGTCCATGGGCGCGGAATTCGTCTATCTGGACTTTGAAGAAGAGCAACAGGATGGTGCGGCAACAGGTGGCTATGCCTCTGTGTCCTCGCCAGAGTTCCGCGAGGCACAACTTGCCAAGTTCCGCGAGTTGGCACCAGAGGTTGATATCGTCATCACTACGGCGCTGATCCCGAACCGCGAAGCACCCGAGCTTTGGACCGAAGACATGGTGAAATCCATGAAGGCAGGGTCGGTTATCGTCGATCTGGCTGCGGAAAAAGGCGGTAACTGCAAACTGACCGTGATGGACGAAAAGATCGTGACCGACAACGGTGTGACGATTATCGGCTACACGGACTTTCCAAGCCGGATGGCCACGCAGGCTTCGACGCTGTATGCGACCAACATTCGCCATTTGATGACGGACCTGACGCCGGAAAAAGACGGTGTCGTCAATCACAACATGGAAGACGACGTGATCCGCGGTGCCACGATTGCGCATGCCAAGGAAGTCACCTTCCCGCCGCCCGCGCCCAAGGTTGCTGCCATCGCGGCAGCCCCCAAGAAAGAAGCGCCCAAGGAACTGACGGCCGAGGAAAAACGCGCCAAGGAAACGGCGGAGTTCAAGACACAAACCCGCAATCAGGTGGCTTTGCTGGCGGTCGGTGCCGCGCTGGTGCTGGCGGTCGGCCTTGTCGCGCCTGCCAGTTTCATGCAGCACTTCATCGTGTTCGTTTTGTCCGTGTTCATCGGTTTCCAGGTGATCTGGGGCGTGGCGCACAGTCTGCACACGCCATTGATGGCGGTGACCAATGCGATTTCGTCGATCATCATTCTGGGGGCGGTTATCCAGATCGGGTCAAGTTCATTCCTGATCACGATCCTTGCGGCGCTGTCGGTCTTTATGGCGTCGATCAACATTTTCGGCGGCTTCCTTGTGACACGGCGCATGCTCGCCATGTTCCAGAAATCGTAA
- a CDS encoding methyltransferase family protein → MKWLDLPPVWTLAFFTIASVQARFFSLGLSLAHPVTSLLAGLLVGAGVVLILLAAMEFKRHKTTIVPHQAPAQLIQTGVFKRSRNPIYLGDVILFTGLMLWLDAVLSLVLVPALFWVLETRFIIPEEDKLRRTFRADFARYAQKTRRWL, encoded by the coding sequence ATGAAATGGCTCGACTTGCCGCCGGTCTGGACGCTGGCCTTTTTCACGATTGCCTCGGTTCAGGCGCGCTTTTTTTCGCTGGGGTTGAGCCTTGCGCACCCGGTCACATCGCTGCTGGCGGGCTTGCTCGTCGGGGCGGGGGTGGTCCTGATCCTTCTGGCCGCGATGGAGTTCAAACGTCACAAAACGACCATCGTTCCGCATCAGGCGCCTGCCCAACTGATCCAGACCGGCGTGTTCAAACGCAGCCGAAATCCTATCTATCTGGGGGATGTTATTTTATTCACCGGACTGATGTTGTGGCTGGACGCGGTCTTGTCCCTCGTGCTGGTCCCCGCGCTTTTCTGGGTGCTTGAGACGCGTTTCATCATTCCCGAAGAGGATAAATTGCGCCGCACATTCCGGGCAGATTTCGCGCGATATGCCCAGAAAACGCGCCGCTGGCTATGA
- a CDS encoding SDR family NAD(P)-dependent oxidoreductase, producing the protein MTLANAHAIVTGGGTGIGLAIAKDLAAAGAQVTITGRRQEVLDAVAADTAGLHAMAMDVRSEDDVIATTERAVAARGPVQICVANAGIAEGRALHKTDLDFWRNMMATNLDGTFLTIREALTSMRGAEWGRVIAVSSVAGLRGLQGASCYTASKHGMIGLIRGLSEDYLGKPITFNALCPAYVDTEIVTRNTEAIATRAGVSSEAAREIMVSANRHNRLISPQEVSAAAMWLVSEAAASVNGQAIEIAGGQM; encoded by the coding sequence ATGACACTGGCAAATGCACATGCGATTGTGACAGGCGGTGGCACAGGCATTGGGCTTGCCATCGCAAAAGACCTTGCCGCAGCGGGCGCGCAAGTGACCATTACCGGACGCAGGCAGGAGGTACTGGACGCGGTTGCGGCCGACACAGCCGGGCTGCATGCCATGGCGATGGATGTCCGTTCGGAAGATGATGTGATCGCCACGACAGAACGCGCCGTCGCCGCCCGCGGACCCGTTCAGATTTGTGTCGCGAATGCCGGTATCGCCGAGGGGCGCGCCCTGCACAAAACCGATCTGGACTTTTGGCGCAACATGATGGCCACCAACCTTGACGGGACATTTCTGACCATTCGTGAAGCGCTCACATCCATGCGTGGCGCGGAGTGGGGACGGGTGATTGCCGTATCCTCAGTCGCCGGCCTGAGGGGATTACAGGGCGCATCGTGCTACACCGCGTCAAAACATGGCATGATTGGACTGATCCGCGGCCTGAGCGAAGACTATCTGGGCAAGCCCATTACGTTTAACGCGCTGTGCCCTGCCTATGTCGACACTGAGATCGTAACGCGCAACACGGAGGCGATTGCAACCCGCGCAGGCGTCAGTTCCGAAGCGGCACGCGAGATCATGGTCTCTGCGAACCGCCATAACCGCCTGATCAGCCCGCAAGAGGTCTCAGCGGCTGCGATGTGGCTCGTTTCCGAAGCAGCAGCAAGCGTCAACGGTCAGGCCATCGAAATCGCAGGCGGGCAGATGTAG